A region from the Rheinheimera mangrovi genome encodes:
- a CDS encoding RluA family pseudouridine synthase yields MTVIDTFVAPPCHQSIETLYQDEHILLINKPSGLLSLSGKNPLNLDSVHYRLAQIYPLISLIHRLDFGTSGIMLLALDKTTNALLSQQFQSRTVIKRYQSIVAGHIKQDSGIIEAPISKDKALFPRLKVCFEQGQKALSHFQVLERLTKPDRTRLLFTPTTGRTHQLRIHSQFIGHPMLGCDLYGTNETQAMAPRLLLHAAELEFEHPVTGQRLSIHSPCPF; encoded by the coding sequence GATAGATACTTTTGTTGCCCCGCCCTGTCATCAGTCTATTGAAACTCTGTATCAGGACGAGCATATTCTGCTGATCAATAAACCCAGCGGTTTATTAAGTTTATCCGGTAAAAACCCGCTGAATCTGGATTCAGTGCACTATCGTTTAGCCCAAATTTATCCGCTTATCAGCTTAATACACCGACTCGACTTTGGCACTTCAGGCATTATGCTGCTGGCCCTAGACAAAACCACTAACGCCTTGTTAAGCCAACAGTTTCAGTCCCGCACTGTGATCAAGCGCTACCAAAGCATAGTGGCTGGCCATATAAAACAAGATAGCGGCATCATCGAAGCACCTATCAGCAAAGACAAAGCCTTGTTTCCACGCTTAAAAGTTTGTTTTGAACAAGGCCAAAAAGCCCTTAGCCATTTTCAGGTATTGGAACGCCTGACCAAGCCGGACCGCACCAGGCTGCTATTTACGCCAACCACAGGCCGCACTCATCAACTACGGATCCATAGCCAGTTTATCGGCCATCCTATGCTGGGCTGTGATTTATATGGCACTAACGAAACACAAGCTATGGCACCACGACTGTTGCTGCATGCAGCAGAACTGGAGTTTGAGCATCCAGTCACAGGGCAACGCCTCAGTATTCATAGCCCTTGTCCTTTTTAG
- a CDS encoding PhoX family protein → MSKHFSEVVASALSRRDFLKAGSALALSSGLPAFASAQNQTQAVQSSLTFSEQSHHMTPTLEVPPGYQAQVLLKWGEPLFANGPAFDPATQTAEKQQQQFGFNNDFIGFLSLPLGSKNSDHGLLVVNHEYTVPEIMWPGSPAATALNKAQTDTDIAAHGLSVVEIQLTNGQWQQKKDSSYTRRITPLTPMTLNGPAAGSDRLKTAISADGVHTLGTYGNCAGGVTPWGTVLTGEENIDAMFAGDFSQSKEQASLKRFGMAKKAQKSWATHYARWDLTKEPNESFHMGWIVEIDPYDPTSVPKKRTALGRFKHEGANVYINQDGRVVAYMGDDQKFEYLYKFVSANRYQPDNRAANLDLLDQGTLYCARFAADGTVDWLPLVFGQGPLTAAHGFHSQADVVIDVRKAADLLGATPMDRPEDVEVNPANGAVYVMLTKNADRSKKQRNPANPRAENKAGQIVELVPPKGDHSLSSFAWDMFLLAGRRDDPSTSYHPATAANSWLACPDNCAFDSKGRLWVTSDGAEDFGIAEGIWACDVSGASRALMKRFLRAPLGSEICGPFFSPDDKHLFCSVQHPAEGSSFEAPSTRWPDFDTSLPPRPAVVVINRKDGEVVGR, encoded by the coding sequence ATGTCGAAACATTTTTCCGAAGTCGTCGCAAGCGCTTTATCAAGGCGTGATTTTTTAAAAGCAGGCAGCGCTTTAGCCTTAAGCTCGGGTTTACCTGCATTTGCTTCGGCACAAAACCAGACACAGGCGGTGCAATCGAGCTTAACTTTCAGCGAACAAAGTCATCACATGACACCAACACTGGAAGTACCACCAGGTTATCAGGCCCAGGTTCTGCTGAAATGGGGCGAACCTTTGTTTGCCAATGGCCCGGCTTTTGATCCAGCAACACAAACAGCGGAAAAACAGCAGCAACAATTTGGTTTTAATAACGACTTTATTGGCTTTTTGTCTTTACCTTTGGGCAGCAAAAATTCGGATCATGGCCTGTTGGTGGTCAATCATGAGTACACAGTGCCGGAAATCATGTGGCCAGGCTCTCCTGCAGCTACAGCGTTGAACAAAGCCCAAACGGACACCGACATAGCCGCGCATGGCCTGTCCGTGGTGGAAATTCAGCTTACGAATGGCCAGTGGCAGCAGAAAAAAGACTCCAGCTACACCAGACGTATTACCCCGCTGACGCCAATGACGCTGAATGGCCCGGCTGCAGGCAGTGACAGGTTAAAAACTGCCATTTCAGCAGATGGAGTACATACCCTTGGTACTTACGGCAATTGTGCCGGAGGTGTCACGCCCTGGGGCACAGTACTGACAGGCGAAGAAAATATTGATGCTATGTTTGCCGGCGATTTTAGTCAGAGCAAAGAACAGGCCAGCCTGAAGCGCTTTGGCATGGCGAAAAAAGCGCAAAAAAGTTGGGCTACACATTATGCACGTTGGGATTTAACCAAAGAGCCCAACGAAAGTTTTCATATGGGTTGGATAGTGGAAATAGACCCCTACGACCCCACTTCAGTGCCGAAAAAGCGTACAGCCCTTGGCCGCTTTAAACATGAAGGTGCCAATGTTTATATCAACCAGGATGGCCGTGTCGTGGCTTATATGGGCGATGACCAAAAGTTTGAATACCTGTACAAATTTGTCTCAGCAAACCGCTATCAGCCAGACAACAGAGCAGCCAATCTGGATTTACTCGACCAGGGTACTTTGTATTGCGCCCGCTTTGCTGCCGACGGCACAGTCGACTGGTTGCCGCTGGTGTTTGGTCAGGGCCCACTGACCGCAGCCCATGGTTTTCACAGTCAGGCCGATGTGGTCATCGATGTGCGCAAAGCCGCTGATTTATTGGGTGCTACCCCTATGGACAGGCCTGAGGATGTGGAAGTGAATCCGGCTAATGGCGCTGTGTATGTGATGCTGACCAAAAATGCCGACCGCAGCAAAAAGCAACGCAACCCGGCCAATCCACGCGCTGAAAACAAAGCAGGTCAGATTGTTGAACTGGTGCCACCAAAAGGCGATCACAGCTTGTCCAGTTTTGCCTGGGATATGTTTTTACTGGCAGGCCGGCGTGACGATCCCAGCACCAGCTACCATCCGGCTACAGCGGCAAACAGCTGGCTGGCTTGTCCTGATAACTGCGCTTTTGATAGTAAAGGCAGGTTATGGGTCACCTCTGATGGTGCCGAAGATTTTGGTATAGCCGAAGGCATTTGGGCCTGTGATGTCAGCGGCGCGTCGCGCGCTTTAATGAAACGTTTTTTAAGGGCCCCTCTTGGTTCTGAAATTTGTGGTCCATTTTTTAGCCCGGACGATAAACACTTGTTCTGCTCGGTACAGCATCCGGCTGAAGGCAGCAGTTTTGAAGCGCCATCCACCCGCTGGCCAGACTTCGATACCAGTCTGCCACCACGCCCTGCTGTGGTGGTGATCAATCGAAAAGATGGCGAGGTGGTTGGACGTTAA